A genome region from Candidatus Manganitrophus noduliformans includes the following:
- a CDS encoding KGG domain-containing protein yields MAEKSPRGFAAMDTEKQKEIARKGGKAAHEKGTAHEFTPEEAREAGRKGGQAAHQKGTAHEFTPEEAREAGRKGGQAARRRFAQQQSQPQAEEQPVSQSTQEVKEEEERKAA; encoded by the coding sequence ATGGCGGAAAAAAGCCCGCGCGGATTTGCCGCAATGGATACGGAAAAACAAAAGGAAATCGCCCGAAAGGGGGGAAAAGCGGCCCATGAGAAGGGGACGGCGCATGAGTTCACCCCTGAAGAGGCCAGAGAAGCCGGCCGAAAGGGGGGACAGGCGGCCCATCAAAAGGGGACGGCGCACGAGTTTACCCCCGAAGAGGCCAGGGAAGCCGGCCGGAAGGGAGGACAGGCGGCCCGCCGGAGGTTCGCCCAACAGCAGTCCCAGCCCCAGGCCGAAGAACAGCCGGTTTCCCAATCCACTCAGGAGGTCAAGGAGGAAGAGGAAAGAAAAGCAGCCTGA
- a CDS encoding molybdopterin-dependent oxidoreductase: MATNGKSILSVEGTVQEKKEWSYEDLSRLPQEHQIEDVSRLVAGMEGAGVRVKAVLKESNPLSKADHVTFHSLDGKFAASVPLQEAIEKGILIYKRSGGPLPDSKGGPIRLIVPHGDNACSNVKSVIRIELTVGKGKDTTWDPDHDNPAIHGHSHDHGHDHDHHDHGHDHGHDHHDHDHGHSH; encoded by the coding sequence ATGGCGACCAACGGGAAATCGATTTTAAGCGTAGAGGGAACGGTTCAAGAGAAGAAAGAGTGGAGTTATGAAGATCTCTCCCGTCTTCCCCAGGAGCATCAAATAGAAGATGTCAGCCGGTTGGTCGCCGGGATGGAAGGGGCGGGCGTTCGCGTCAAGGCGGTCTTAAAGGAGTCGAATCCTCTCTCCAAGGCCGACCATGTGACTTTCCATTCGCTGGATGGAAAATTCGCCGCCAGTGTTCCTCTGCAAGAGGCGATTGAAAAAGGAATTCTGATCTACAAGCGGTCCGGCGGCCCCCTCCCCGATTCGAAGGGGGGACCGATTCGGCTGATCGTCCCGCACGGGGACAACGCGTGCAGCAACGTGAAATCGGTGATCCGAATCGAATTGACCGTGGGGAAAGGGAAAGACACCACCTGGGACCCCGACCACGACAATCCCGCCATCCACGGACACTCCCACGATCACGGGCATGACCATGATCACCATGACCATGGACATGATCACGGACACGATCATCATGACCACGATCACGGGCACTCCCACTAA